One genomic segment of Leishmania major strain Friedlin complete genome, chromosome 6 includes these proteins:
- a CDS encoding putative nuclear transport factor 2 protein (NFT2) codes for MEQGAFNDVAKKALEFRNRYYKMLDDPQDRLNVAGLYAPDVPMVCEWNGHPLSTVDDVRNYISALPKTSHQVDMVDAQPLPDNQDGDSFLLTVHGIVTYNDEHRREFYQRMVIRRFEQRYYILNDYYRWLSERSQ; via the coding sequence ATGGAGCAGGGTGCCTTTAACGATGTCGCCAAGAAGGCGCTGGAGTTCCGCAACCGGTACTACAAGATGCTTGATGATCCGCAGGACCGCCTGAACGTGGCAGGCCTGTACGCCCCCGATGTGCCCATGGTGTGCGAGTGGAACGGGCACCCACTCTCCACGGTCGATGACGTGCGCAACTACATCAGTGCTCTGCCGAAGACGTCGCACCAGGTCGACATGGTGGacgcacagccgctgccCGACAACCAAGATGGCGACTCCTTCCTGCTTACTGTCCACGGCATCGTCACATACAACGACGAGCACCGCCGAGAGTTTTACCAGCGCATGGTCATCCGTCGCTTCGAGCAGCGTTACTACATACTGAACGACTACTACCGCTGGCTAAGTGAACGCTCGCAGTGA
- a CDS encoding putative protein kinase: MSQNPAAPGGDRVPNMSNARRGETSDDYARHKAAASRAFLENHYQSLLANTRNGVGRAVGPRQKEPSFSDFHLFKCIGRGAFGEVFVCKYKSDKTDTLYALKRLRKSDMITKKQVIHVRSEKDVLAEAAASNPWVVHLYRSFQDSLYLYMVMEYMPGGDMISWLCDKGIFDVESTRFYIAELCAAVASVHEMGFVHRDIKPDNILFGESGHIKLSDFGLSKRFVEKRGNLLDYDDPPSSSNGAEASTDEKSAYESRADAPPGSLPGDDAGTGIAHGRVREMFQSIVGSPGYIAPEILLRKPYGVGCDWWSVGVIMYEMLYGIPPFFSQNSNSTCHKIKNWREHLVYPPQRHVPDDAVDFMKRLICEPEKRMTYDEICRHDFLKPMDMNGLLKLQAPYVPALSNRLDTKYFPEIKEPSAPMQLSEEQKVREVDPRGVMFADFRFNYSGDQAGPASA; encoded by the coding sequence ATGAGCCAGAATCCCGCCGCGCCGGGCGGTGACAGGGTGCCGAACATGTCGaacgcgcgccgcggcgagaCGTCCGACGACTACGCGCGACACAAGGCGGCCGCCAGCCGAGCGTTCCTGGAGAATCACTATCAAAGTCTGCTCGCGAACACGCGCAACGGTGTCGGCCGCGCTGTCGGCCCGCGGCAGAAGGAGCCGTCCTTCTCGGACTTCCATCTCTTCAAGTGCATCGGCCGCGGTGCCTTTGGCGAAGTGTTTGTGTGCAAGTACAAGAGCGACAAGACCGACACCCTCTACGCCCTGAAGCGCCTGCGCAAGTCGGACATGATCACGAAGAAGCAAGTCATCCACGTCCGCTCGGAAAAGGACGTCctggccgaggcggcggcgtcgaatCCGTGGGTGGTGCACCTGTACCGCAGCTTCCAGGACTCCCTCTACCTCTACATGGTAATGGAGTACATGCCGGGTGGCGACATGATCTCGTGGCTGTGCGACAAGGGCATCTTTGATGTGGAGAGCACACGCTTTTACATTGCCGAGCtctgcgctgccgtggcgagCGTGCACGAGATGGGATTTGTGCACCGCGACATCAAGCCGGACAACATTCTCTTTGGGGAGTCTGGGCACATCAAGCTGAGCGACTTCGGCCTCTCCAAGCGCTTCGTGGAGAAACGTGGCAACCTACTTGATTACGATGacccgccctcctcgtcgaacGGCGCCGAGGCATCGACGGATGAGAAGAGCGCGTACGAGTCAAGGGCAGACGCGCCGCCGGGGTCGCTCCCCGGAGACGACGCTGGCACCGGCATCGCACACGGCCGCGTTCGCGAGATGTTCCAGTCCATCGTGGGCAGCCCCGGCTACATCGCGCCGGAGatcctgctgcgcaagccGTACGGCGTCGGCTGTGACTGGTGGTCGGTCGGCGTCATCATGTACGAGATGCTCTACGGCATCCCGCCCTTCTTCTCGCAGAACTCTAACTCAACGTGCCACAAGATCAAAAACTGGCGGGAACACCTCGTCTACCCCCCGCAACGCCACGTTCCTGATGACGCAGTGGACTTCATGAAGCGCCTGATCTGCGAGCCAGAGAAGCGCATGACGTACGATGAGATATGCCGCCACGACTTCCTCAAGCCGATGGACATGAACGGGCTGCTTAAGTTGCAGGCGCCGTATGTACCGGCCCTCTCCAACCGCCTGGACACCAAGTACTTCCCTGAGATCAAGGAGCCGAGCGCGCCGATGCAGCTGAGCGAGGAGCAGAAAGTGCGCGAGGTGGACCCCCGCGGCGTCATGTTTGCCGACTTCCGCTTCAACTACAGCGGCGACCAAGCCGGTCCAGCAAGCGCGTAA